The following coding sequences are from one Synergistaceae bacterium window:
- a CDS encoding flagellin, producing MRIYHNIPALFAYNAVNATNNALQNSINKLSTGLRINSAADDAAGLAISEKMRAQVRGLDQAVSNSQDGISMIQTAEGALNETHAILQRMRELAVQAANDTLTSNDRSFIQLEIDQLKEEVDRISNTTQFNKKKLLDGSAAVLWSTDKLDTKVIVRGGLREIDQFGQKAVAEGNYKLKIVAEAGRGEIQKSDLFKIKHKDVITNLMIHPDSNVSDVSVTGLPAGDFRINLGYEAAALSVYYASASTAVGIGVSALEFNTIVNATVAVGWVKLVVEETDGLAVDFAINYNVVGTAGRAWGKAAAAGVGNGAVVTLNALNGLGWAANNLTTLVDANVGWVRINGSVMDAQFRVDGTYRAGTAASIIDLGASDMLLGNNNVSQLWQVKEADDSHVIFQIDTRSFSFSGGTNVETKELVIYYGQSYAAGEDFSGTIAGFSSFENVGGDIGFTKIVLTDVANLKAGDKFVLGAEALTNERVARNEADVVAKINTADWPYGWPADITATYSFRDDGLPEGNYSFKQFYLNEDTGISYDSEINMAVKGGGARFGGNGVLLNPAISFHSTYIGEVANGDVKLWDLDKFWDANGKFMIDDPQNITIVQGDGKTTAITIYKSDTLKDVADKMNVAIRDGLGQGRLTAGPFVEFITDENVTDDGPNAVKGTFVIRTALNGNDGKLNFVGDEDLIKALSLNVIQNHVDNKFKVSIEDAHTKKSIVIDSQITGNNLIGVLHKNVDVTFDSMAGITVEYSKETGRFNYTNNTGLTPYETIVHLADNTTVFQIGANEKEDMGINIGAMGTRALGIHGVIVTDRVSAARTITVLDGAIDRVSSQRARLGAYQNRLEHTINNLTVAGTNLQAAESRIRDLDMAKEMMNFTKLNILLQAGNSMLAQANQLPQNVLQLLR from the coding sequence ATGCGTATTTACCATAACATCCCGGCACTGTTCGCCTACAACGCAGTAAACGCCACCAACAACGCGCTTCAGAATTCCATCAACAAGCTCTCCACCGGTCTGCGGATCAACAGCGCCGCCGACGATGCGGCAGGGCTTGCCATATCCGAGAAGATGCGCGCGCAGGTGCGCGGTCTCGATCAGGCGGTGAGCAACAGCCAGGACGGCATATCCATGATCCAGACGGCGGAGGGTGCCCTCAACGAGACCCACGCCATACTGCAGCGTATGCGCGAGCTGGCTGTGCAGGCGGCCAACGACACCCTCACGTCGAACGACAGATCGTTCATCCAGCTGGAGATCGACCAGCTCAAGGAAGAGGTCGACCGCATCTCCAACACCACCCAGTTCAACAAGAAGAAGCTGCTTGACGGCTCCGCTGCCGTGCTCTGGTCCACCGACAAGCTGGACACCAAGGTCATCGTTCGCGGAGGACTCCGCGAGATAGACCAGTTCGGTCAGAAAGCGGTAGCCGAGGGCAACTACAAGCTCAAGATAGTGGCTGAGGCGGGGCGCGGCGAGATCCAGAAGAGCGACCTCTTCAAGATCAAGCACAAGGATGTCATCACCAACCTGATGATTCACCCGGACTCCAACGTCTCCGACGTAAGCGTCACAGGGCTGCCTGCAGGCGACTTCAGGATAAACCTGGGCTACGAGGCAGCGGCTCTGTCCGTGTATTATGCATCAGCCAGTACTGCTGTCGGAATCGGGGTTTCAGCGCTTGAATTCAATACCATCGTAAATGCGACGGTGGCGGTGGGCTGGGTCAAGCTGGTCGTCGAGGAAACCGACGGCTTGGCAGTTGACTTTGCGATCAACTACAATGTGGTCGGCACTGCGGGAAGAGCCTGGGGAAAGGCCGCCGCAGCGGGAGTTGGGAATGGCGCTGTTGTCACTCTTAACGCCCTCAACGGGTTGGGATGGGCAGCGAACAACTTGACAACCCTTGTCGACGCAAATGTGGGGTGGGTCAGGATCAACGGTTCAGTGATGGACGCTCAGTTCCGCGTGGACGGCACGTACAGGGCCGGCACCGCCGCGAGCATTATAGACCTCGGTGCCAGCGATATGCTCTTGGGTAACAATAATGTGAGCCAGCTTTGGCAGGTCAAGGAGGCGGACGACTCCCACGTCATATTCCAGATCGATACGAGGTCGTTCTCTTTCAGCGGCGGGACCAACGTCGAGACCAAGGAGCTCGTGATTTACTACGGGCAGTCCTACGCTGCGGGCGAGGATTTCTCCGGAACCATCGCCGGCTTCAGCAGCTTCGAGAACGTAGGCGGCGACATTGGCTTTACGAAGATCGTCCTGACGGATGTCGCCAACCTGAAGGCCGGCGACAAGTTTGTCCTTGGAGCGGAGGCCCTGACAAACGAAAGAGTGGCTCGCAACGAGGCCGATGTTGTTGCCAAAATCAATACGGCTGACTGGCCGTACGGTTGGCCTGCGGATATTACCGCGACCTACAGCTTCCGGGACGATGGGTTGCCCGAGGGTAACTATTCGTTTAAGCAGTTCTATCTGAACGAGGACACGGGAATCTCCTACGACAGCGAGATCAACATGGCGGTGAAGGGCGGCGGAGCGCGCTTCGGAGGCAATGGCGTCCTTCTCAACCCGGCGATCTCCTTCCACTCGACCTACATCGGCGAGGTTGCCAACGGCGACGTCAAGCTCTGGGATCTGGACAAGTTCTGGGACGCCAACGGAAAGTTCATGATCGACGACCCGCAGAACATCACCATAGTCCAGGGCGACGGCAAGACGACCGCAATCACCATCTACAAGAGCGATACGCTCAAGGACGTCGCCGACAAGATGAACGTCGCGATCCGCGACGGACTCGGACAGGGCAGGCTGACCGCAGGGCCGTTCGTGGAGTTCATTACCGACGAGAACGTCACCGATGACGGACCGAACGCGGTCAAGGGCACATTCGTCATCCGAACGGCTCTCAACGGCAACGACGGCAAGCTGAACTTCGTGGGCGACGAGGACCTGATCAAGGCGCTCAGCCTCAACGTGATCCAGAACCATGTGGACAACAAGTTCAAGGTCTCCATAGAGGACGCCCACACGAAGAAGTCCATAGTGATAGACAGCCAGATCACCGGCAACAACCTCATCGGCGTGCTGCACAAGAACGTCGACGTCACCTTCGACTCGATGGCGGGCATCACGGTGGAGTACAGCAAGGAGACGGGCCGTTTCAACTACACGAACAACACCGGCCTGACCCCTTACGAGACGATAGTCCACCTTGCGGACAACACCACGGTCTTCCAGATCGGCGCCAACGAGAAGGAAGACATGGGCATCAACATCGGCGCGATGGGCACCAGGGCGCTTGGCATCCACGGCGTAATCGTCACCGACAGGGTGTCCGCCGCTCGTACTATCACCGTGCTCGACGGTGCCATCGACAGGGTCTCCAGCCAGAGGGCAAGGCTTGGCGCCTACCAGAACAGGCTTGAGCACACCATCAACAACCTGACTGTAGCCGGGACCAACCTCCAGGCAGCCGAGAGCCGCATCCGCGACCTCGACATGGCCAAGGAGATGATGAACTTCACGAAGCTGAACATCCTGCTGCAGGCGGGCAACTCCATGCTTGCTCAGGCCAACCAGCTTCCGCAGAACGTGCTTCAGCTCCTCCGTTAG
- a CDS encoding NAD-dependent epimerase/dehydratase family protein: MKTLVTGAGGFIASHLVEELVRQGHEVRAFVHYNSRSYWGWLEDSPCRDSVEIIAGDVRDYDLVKSTVAGCGTVFHLAALIGIPYSYVSPLAYIRTNVEGTYNVLQAARECGAERVIHTSTSEIYGTAQYVPIDEAHPVNPQSPYAASKASADFLALSYHRSFGLPVTVVRPFNTYGPRQSARAIIPTVISQILDGRDTLSLGNLAPTRDLTFVSDTVSGFLAAADSHETVGETVNLGTGSEISIGDLVAKIARIMGREVRIVSDEQRVRPTKSEVERLLSDPGKMRSLTGWLAKVSLDDGLARTVEWMKERRSLYKSDIYNV, from the coding sequence ATGAAAACCCTCGTCACCGGCGCGGGAGGCTTCATCGCCTCGCACCTCGTCGAAGAACTCGTAAGGCAAGGCCACGAAGTCCGCGCCTTCGTGCACTACAACTCGCGCAGCTACTGGGGCTGGCTGGAGGACTCCCCCTGCCGGGACTCAGTCGAGATAATCGCAGGCGACGTGCGCGACTACGACCTGGTCAAGTCCACAGTTGCGGGATGCGGCACGGTCTTCCACCTCGCCGCCCTGATCGGCATACCTTACTCCTACGTCTCGCCGCTGGCCTACATCCGCACCAACGTCGAGGGGACCTACAACGTTCTGCAGGCCGCGCGGGAGTGCGGCGCGGAGCGAGTGATCCACACCTCCACCAGCGAGATCTACGGCACGGCGCAGTACGTCCCCATCGACGAGGCGCACCCGGTCAACCCTCAGTCACCCTACGCCGCCAGCAAGGCTTCGGCGGACTTCCTCGCGCTCTCCTACCACCGCTCATTCGGCCTTCCGGTCACGGTAGTACGCCCCTTCAACACCTACGGCCCGCGGCAGTCGGCCCGCGCTATCATCCCGACCGTCATATCGCAGATCCTCGACGGCAGGGACACGCTCTCCCTGGGCAACCTCGCCCCCACCCGCGACCTGACATTCGTTTCGGACACAGTCTCGGGCTTTCTGGCGGCCGCAGACTCGCACGAGACCGTCGGAGAGACGGTCAACCTCGGCACAGGGAGCGAGATCTCAATCGGCGACCTGGTTGCGAAAATTGCGCGTATAATGGGGCGCGAGGTGCGGATCGTCTCCGACGAGCAACGCGTCCGCCCAACGAAGAGCGAGGTAGAGCGCCTGCTCTCCGACCCCGGCAAGATGCGCTCCCTCACCGGCTGGCTCGCGAAAGTCTCACTGGACGACGGTCTGGCCCGGACAGTAGAGTGGATGAAGGAACGCAGATCGCTCTACAAGAGCGACATCTACAACGTATAG
- the neuB gene encoding N-acetylneuraminate synthase: MKVFVIAEAGVNHNGSLDMALRLVDVAVEAGADAVKFQTFTAERVISKHASKADYQKKTTDASESQLEMARRLEMDHKDHLALKARCAERGILFLSSPFDEPSVDLLSRVLGLETLKIPSGEITNAPLLLRAARTGCTIILSTGMSTLGEIEDALGVLAFGYSGEKAPSREAFRAAFFSEKGQALLKRKVTLLHCTTEYPAPFCEVNLNAIGTLHRAFGLPVGYSDHTNGIAIPIAAVALGARVIEKHFTLDRTLSGPDHKASLEPCDLATMIRSIREVEVSLGNGKKIPSPSELKNMSIARKSLVAAEDIKAGSLLTQGNMTSKRPGDGLSPFFFWDFLDTNATNDFLKDEKLY, encoded by the coding sequence ATGAAAGTCTTTGTCATCGCCGAAGCCGGTGTGAACCATAACGGATCCCTTGACATGGCGCTGCGCTTGGTGGACGTTGCTGTTGAGGCAGGGGCGGACGCCGTTAAGTTCCAGACCTTTACTGCTGAGCGGGTTATTTCGAAGCACGCTTCGAAGGCCGACTACCAGAAAAAGACAACGGATGCTTCGGAATCTCAACTTGAGATGGCCCGTCGGCTCGAAATGGATCATAAGGATCACTTGGCGTTAAAAGCGCGGTGCGCAGAACGGGGTATTCTTTTTTTATCAAGTCCTTTCGATGAGCCGAGCGTTGATTTGCTGTCCAGGGTGCTTGGACTTGAGACATTAAAGATACCCTCCGGAGAAATAACTAACGCGCCTCTCCTCCTTCGAGCCGCGAGAACGGGGTGCACAATTATCCTGTCCACTGGCATGAGTACCCTGGGAGAAATCGAAGACGCTCTCGGAGTGCTGGCATTCGGATACTCCGGAGAAAAAGCGCCTTCTCGCGAAGCTTTCCGCGCTGCATTCTTCTCTGAAAAAGGGCAGGCTCTTCTGAAGCGGAAAGTCACGCTTCTGCACTGCACGACGGAGTACCCGGCGCCGTTCTGCGAGGTGAACCTGAATGCGATAGGAACGCTTCACCGTGCCTTCGGCCTTCCTGTGGGTTATTCAGATCACACCAATGGAATTGCGATACCGATAGCGGCAGTAGCATTAGGAGCACGGGTGATCGAAAAACACTTCACATTGGACAGAACTTTGTCTGGACCGGACCACAAAGCCTCTCTAGAGCCGTGCGACTTGGCGACTATGATACGAAGCATTAGGGAGGTAGAGGTGTCCTTGGGAAACGGAAAAAAGATACCGTCTCCTTCGGAACTAAAAAACATGAGCATAGCGCGCAAGAGTTTGGTGGCCGCCGAGGACATAAAAGCAGGAAGCCTACTGACTCAAGGTAATATGACCTCGAAGCGTCCTGGCGATGGGCTTTCTCCTTTTTTTTTCTGGGACTTCCTCGACACAAACGCGACAAACGACTTCCTCAAGGACGAAAAATTGTATTGA
- a CDS encoding flagellar protein FlaG, giving the protein MEVLRPTVPVGAAVGQAGPPGLPTPAERVPVQAREPVEKRVTEERLRDAVDYANSLSAVFDRSLKFEYRQEADVYQVSVIDTSRDEVVRKIPPDEVVRFIERIKDLFGAMIDIQA; this is encoded by the coding sequence ATGGAAGTGCTAAGGCCAACCGTGCCTGTAGGGGCGGCAGTTGGACAGGCCGGACCGCCGGGTTTACCGACGCCGGCCGAAAGAGTCCCGGTTCAGGCGCGTGAACCAGTTGAGAAACGAGTTACAGAGGAGCGTCTCAGGGATGCTGTGGATTACGCCAACAGTCTCTCGGCGGTCTTTGATCGAAGCCTCAAGTTTGAGTATCGCCAAGAGGCGGACGTGTACCAGGTCTCCGTGATCGATACGTCAAGAGACGAAGTAGTCCGGAAAATCCCGCCGGACGAGGTGGTTCGCTTCATAGAGAGGATCAAGGATCTTTTCGGTGCGATGATCGATATTCAAGCGTGA
- the neuC gene encoding UDP-N-acetylglucosamine 2-epimerase (hydrolyzing), with translation MTRKIAVVTGTRAEYGLLYWLMKEVQADPELQLQLIVTGAHLSHEFGLTWKEIEADGFAIDEKVELLLSGDSTVAVTKSLGLGVIGFADALERLKPDILVILGDRYEMLGVAAAASLAGIPIAHISGGEITLGAYDDAFRHAITKMSSLHFAAHEEYRRRIIQMGEHPDSVFVVGPACADALLHLPIPSKEKLESDLGMILDSPFLLVTYHPETRAPIPSEAQIYELLAALDLLSSATLLFTGANADTDGRIINERIIDFCAARPDRRLFVQSLGRIRYWQTLSLADAVVGNSSSGVVEAPLLGTPVINVGKRQEGRIRNHLVVDSPCERNAINTVIKQMLAYGKEKGRQRDEMSSPAKLMVEYLKKAQIETSKPFFDISWRD, from the coding sequence ATGACCCGCAAGATCGCCGTAGTCACGGGAACCCGCGCCGAGTACGGCCTGCTCTACTGGCTGATGAAGGAGGTTCAGGCCGACCCTGAATTACAGTTGCAGCTTATCGTTACCGGGGCGCACCTCTCGCATGAATTCGGTTTGACGTGGAAAGAGATCGAAGCCGACGGTTTTGCCATTGACGAGAAAGTGGAGCTATTGCTTTCCGGAGATTCCACCGTCGCGGTCACCAAATCGCTTGGCCTTGGCGTTATTGGTTTCGCCGACGCGTTGGAACGATTAAAGCCAGACATACTTGTTATCCTCGGCGACAGATACGAGATGCTCGGAGTTGCTGCTGCGGCGTCTCTTGCGGGCATTCCGATAGCCCACATAAGCGGCGGGGAGATAACGCTTGGAGCTTACGACGATGCTTTTCGGCACGCCATTACAAAGATGAGTTCCCTTCATTTTGCCGCTCACGAAGAGTATCGGAGGCGCATCATCCAAATGGGAGAGCATCCTGATTCAGTCTTCGTCGTCGGACCTGCATGTGCCGATGCCCTTCTGCACCTTCCCATCCCGTCGAAAGAGAAGCTGGAGTCCGACCTCGGAATGATCCTTGATTCACCATTTTTGCTGGTGACGTACCACCCAGAGACGCGAGCACCGATACCTTCGGAAGCGCAGATTTACGAACTGCTCGCAGCACTTGACCTATTATCCTCCGCAACCTTGCTCTTTACAGGAGCTAACGCCGACACGGATGGACGGATCATCAACGAACGCATAATCGACTTTTGCGCAGCCCGTCCTGATCGCAGGCTATTCGTTCAATCACTTGGAAGAATTCGCTACTGGCAGACCCTCTCTCTCGCCGACGCTGTTGTCGGAAACTCGTCCAGCGGTGTTGTTGAGGCCCCGCTTTTGGGGACACCGGTTATCAATGTCGGCAAAAGGCAAGAAGGGCGTATCCGCAACCACCTGGTTGTCGACAGCCCATGCGAACGCAATGCCATAAACACCGTTATTAAGCAAATGCTCGCGTACGGAAAAGAGAAAGGAAGGCAGCGTGACGAAATGTCAAGCCCGGCGAAACTGATGGTAGAATACCTGAAAAAAGCGCAAATCGAGACGTCCAAACCGTTTTTTGATATTTCATGGAGGGATTGA
- a CDS encoding aminotransferase class I/II-fold pyridoxal phosphate-dependent enzyme has product MPLLLDAPNLGEREKEMLIECVDSTYVSTAGPFVPEFEERFARYLGAPAAVAVQSGTAAIHIALAELGVGEGDEVIVPALTFVASVNPVLYAGAAPVLLDVHADTWTLDPERVRDAITPRTRAIIPVHLYGNLCNMDALLEICGECSIAIVEDATEALGGTWRGRPAGTMGDFGCFSFNGNKLITTGGGGMVTARDPERAARVKYLVNQARDSSKGYYHPEMGYNYRMTNLEAALGLAQMERIEGFLKKKRAFARIYSEALDGIPGVAMQKEAHGAENAWWFPSVTVEHIPIPELQVALNERGVPTRRLFSPLHTFPYLRHHAPYPCPNAERIYEQGLNLPASTANDEDSVRRAAKTLREVLLKAGVRP; this is encoded by the coding sequence ATGCCCCTGCTGCTTGACGCGCCGAACCTGGGCGAGCGAGAGAAAGAGATGCTTATCGAGTGCGTGGACTCCACATACGTCTCCACCGCCGGACCCTTCGTGCCGGAGTTCGAGGAGCGCTTCGCCAGGTACCTCGGGGCGCCCGCGGCTGTTGCCGTTCAGAGCGGCACTGCGGCTATCCACATTGCACTCGCGGAGCTCGGCGTCGGGGAGGGGGACGAGGTGATCGTCCCTGCGTTGACATTCGTCGCCTCGGTTAATCCAGTCCTATACGCGGGGGCCGCCCCCGTGCTGCTCGATGTGCACGCCGACACCTGGACACTCGACCCGGAGAGGGTCCGTGACGCGATCACCCCCCGAACGAGAGCGATCATCCCCGTGCACCTCTACGGCAACCTCTGCAACATGGACGCACTGCTCGAGATCTGCGGGGAGTGCAGCATCGCGATCGTCGAGGACGCCACCGAGGCCCTCGGCGGGACGTGGCGCGGCAGGCCCGCCGGCACGATGGGCGATTTCGGCTGTTTCAGCTTCAACGGCAACAAGCTCATCACCACGGGCGGGGGCGGCATGGTAACGGCACGCGACCCCGAACGGGCGGCGCGGGTCAAGTATCTCGTCAACCAGGCGCGCGACTCCTCCAAGGGATACTACCACCCGGAGATGGGCTACAACTACCGGATGACCAACCTCGAGGCGGCCCTCGGGCTTGCGCAGATGGAGCGCATCGAGGGCTTTCTGAAAAAGAAGCGGGCCTTCGCCCGTATCTACAGTGAAGCCCTCGACGGCATCCCCGGCGTCGCCATGCAGAAGGAGGCGCACGGCGCAGAAAACGCCTGGTGGTTCCCTTCCGTCACCGTCGAGCACATCCCGATCCCGGAGCTGCAGGTGGCCCTGAACGAGCGCGGCGTCCCGACGAGGCGGCTATTCTCGCCGCTTCACACCTTCCCGTACCTGCGCCATCACGCCCCGTACCCCTGCCCCAACGCCGAGCGAATCTACGAGCAGGGACTCAACCTCCCCGCCTCGACCGCGAACGACGAGGACTCCGTCAGGCGAGCCGCCAAGACGCTGCGGGAAGTGCTGCTGAAAGCTGGTGTTCGCCCATGA